A stretch of the Medicago truncatula cultivar Jemalong A17 chromosome 5, MtrunA17r5.0-ANR, whole genome shotgun sequence genome encodes the following:
- the LOC11431989 gene encoding sulfate transporter 1.3, whose amino-acid sequence MSCPADENVETKEMDSRSLSSSQGQEPYAHKVGIPPKQNLFKEFQYTVKETFFSDDPLRSFKDQTKSRKLILGIEAIFPILSWGRTYTLQKFRGDLIAGLTIASLCIPQDIGYSKLANLAPQYGLYSSFVPPLIYAVMGSSRDIAIGPVAVVSLLLGTLLQNEIDPNTHPTEYRRLAFTATFFAGITQATLGVFRLGFLIDFLSHAAIVGFMGGAAITIALQQLKGFLGIQKFTKKTDIISVMNSVFSSAHHGWNWQTILIGSTFLAFLLFAKYIGKKGQKFFWVPAIAPLISVVLSTLFVYITRADKHGVAIVKHIEKGINPSSVKEIYFTGDYLAKGVRIGIVAGMIALTEAIAIGRTFASMKDYQLDGNKEMVALGAMNVVGSMTSCYVATGSFSRSAVNFMAGCETAVSNIVMSVVVFLTLQFITPLFKYTPNAILASIIICAVINLVDYKAAILIWKIDKFDFVACMGAFFGVVFASVEIGLLIAVSISFAKILLQVTRPRTAILGKIPRTTVYRNIQQYPEATRVPGVLIIRVDSAIYFSNSNYVKERILRWLMDEEERVNRDYQTRIQFLIVEMSPVTDIDTSGIHALEELYRSLQKREVQLVLANPGPLVIDKLHTSNFANFLGEDKIFLTVAEAVAYCSPKLAEDP is encoded by the exons ATGAGTTGTCCAGCTGATGAAAACGTTGAAACAAAAGAGATGGATAGCAGAAGTTTGTCTTCTTCACAAGGCCAGGAACCATACGCGCACAAGGTTGGAATTCCTCCAAAACAAAACCTCTTCAAGGAATTCCAATACACTGTAAAAGAAACATTCTTCTCTGACGATCCTCTAAGGTCTTTCAAGGATCAGACGAAGTCCCGTAAGTTAATTCTGGGAATTGAAGCCATATTCCCTATACTTAGTTGGGGAAGAACTTATACCCTCCAAAAGTTTAGAGGGGACCTTATTGCCGGTTTAACTATTGCTAGTCTCTGCATTCCTCAG GACATTGGATACTCAAAGCTTGCAAATTTGGCTCCACAGTATGGACTGT ATTCAAGCTTTGTTCCACCACTGATTTATGCCGTCATGGGTAGTTCCCGTGACATTGCGATAGGGCCAGTGGCCGTGGTTTCTCTCTTGTTGGGGACTTTACTACAGAATGAGATTGATCCCAATACACATCCAACAGAATATAGAAGACTTGCTTTTACTGCCACGTTTTTCGCTGGGATTACACAGGCAACTCTTGGTGTTTTTAG GTTAGGATTTTTGATTGATTTCCTATCACATGCTGCAATAGTCGGTTTTATGGGGGGAGCTGCCATCACAATAGCTCTTCAACAACTTAAGGGTTTCCTTGGGATTCAAAAGTTCACAAAGAAAACCGATATAATATCTGTGATGAATTCAGTATTCTCATCAGCCCATCATGGA TGGAACTGGCAAACTATACTAATTGGATCAACCTTTCTTGCTTTTCTTCTGTTTGCCAAGTATATT GGAAAGAAGGGCCAAAAATTCTTCTGGGTTCCAGCAATTGCTCCATTGATATCTGTTGTTCTCTCCACCTTGTTTGTATACATAACACGTGCAGACAAGCATGGCGTTGCAATT GTAAAACACATAGAGAAAGGGATAAATCCTTCCTCTGTGAAGGAAATTTATTTTACTGGTGATTACCTTGCGAAAGGCGTTAGAATCGGCATTGTGGCTGGCATGATAGCTTTGACA GAAGCCATAGCAATAGGAAGAACATTTGCTTCTATGAAGGACTATCAACTCGATGGAAACAAAGAAATGGTGGCATTAGGAGCTATGAATGTTGTTGGTTCGATGACTTCCTGCTATGTAGCAACTG GTTCCTTCTCTCGGTCAGCAGTAAATTTCATGGCTGGTTGTGAAACTGCGGTCTCTAATATTGTCATGTCTGTTGTCGTGTTCTTAACCCTGCAATTCATCACACCACTTTTCAAATACACTCCAAATGCAATTCTTGCCTCAATCATCATTTGTGCAGTCATCAACCTTGTTGACTATAAGGCAGCAATTTTGATATGGAAAATTGATAAATTTGACTTTGTTGCTTGCATGGGAGCATTTTTCGGGGTTGTTTTTGCCTCGGTTGAGATAGGACTTTTGATTGCT GTTTCTATATCCTTTGCAAAGATCCTATTGCAAGTCACAAGGCCCCGAACGGCTATTCTAGGGAAGATCCCTAGGACAACTGTTTATAGAAACATCCAGCAATATCCAGAAGCCACAAGGGTTCCCGGTGTATTGATTATAAGAGTTGATTCtgcaatatatttttctaactCCAATTATGTTAAAGAAAG GATATTAAGATGGCTGATGGATGAAGAAGAACGAGTGAATAGAGACTATCAAACACGAATTCAATTTTTGATAGTTGAAATGTCAC CCGTTACTGATATTGATACCAGTGGCATCCATGCCCTGGAAGAGTTATATAGAAGTCTTCAAAAGAGAGAAGTTCAG CTTGTTCTTGCAAATCCTGGTCCACTAGTGATAGACAAACTCCACACATCCAACTTTGCAAACTTTCTTGGTGAAGACAAGATCTTCCTAACTGTTGCAGAGGCTGTTGCATACTGTTCTCCAAAGCTAGCTGAAGACCCTTGA